One window from the genome of Pedobacter schmidteae encodes:
- a CDS encoding RagB/SusD family nutrient uptake outer membrane protein, with product MNNLRYLITLLLITGLLTSCNKDVLDQKNLASFSDDEVWKDVNLTRLFLDNIYAGRPGFDNANPPIVDNICDETRIGATTGNPFNILQGTWTPSSNYFDYWKYDEVRKTNEFLKGIKEKSTLAQGLKDQFTGEARFLRALIYFDMVKRYGGVPIITEPQGRDEDLFVKRNSVDDCYKFIFKELDEAATLLPYKDKIASGRANKGAAMALKSRALLFYASQLYNTTNDKTRWADAAKAAMDVMNIPGAQGYSLYPDVRRIMLDKTNSEVIFEVQYRKPDKEHGWDAQAKPLSIAIGIGPKRCPLQELVDAFPMENGKTIFQAGSGYTESNPYVGRDQRFYATIVYNGAEYSGRTQYSYVGHRDGINNAFCTTTGYYQRKGVDESNKGYSSGKGSDQNWIEIRLAEVMLNYAEAQNEAVGPDATVYKALNDLRKRAGIKTDLGVGITQDSARTLIRNERYVELCYEMKRYWDLRRWKIADNPKVLNGKRYTGMRISLPAGVTLPTDLTIPVTTPVAWKYERVVVDPKASVFQPYMYYMPIPSTERAKNPNLEQNFGW from the coding sequence ATGAACAATTTAAGATATTTAATAACGCTATTGCTGATAACCGGCCTACTGACATCCTGTAATAAAGATGTATTGGATCAAAAAAATCTTGCCTCCTTTTCTGATGATGAAGTTTGGAAGGATGTAAATTTAACCCGTCTGTTTCTGGATAATATTTATGCGGGCAGGCCCGGGTTTGATAATGCAAATCCACCTATAGTAGATAACATCTGCGATGAGACCCGTATTGGCGCAACAACAGGAAATCCTTTCAATATTTTGCAGGGAACCTGGACTCCTTCTTCCAATTATTTCGATTATTGGAAATATGATGAAGTGCGCAAGACAAATGAATTTTTAAAAGGGATAAAAGAAAAATCCACCTTGGCACAAGGCCTTAAAGATCAATTTACCGGCGAAGCGAGATTTTTGAGGGCCTTGATTTATTTTGATATGGTGAAACGTTACGGTGGTGTTCCGATTATTACCGAACCGCAGGGCCGTGACGAAGATTTATTTGTAAAAAGGAACAGTGTTGACGACTGTTATAAATTTATTTTTAAGGAACTGGATGAGGCAGCAACTCTACTGCCTTACAAAGACAAAATTGCCAGCGGCAGAGCCAATAAGGGTGCAGCAATGGCTTTAAAATCGAGGGCCTTGTTGTTTTATGCCAGCCAGTTATACAATACAACAAATGACAAAACCCGCTGGGCCGATGCGGCCAAGGCAGCAATGGATGTGATGAATATTCCTGGCGCTCAAGGGTACTCCCTATACCCCGACGTTAGGCGCATTATGCTGGATAAAACCAATAGTGAAGTGATCTTTGAAGTTCAGTACCGTAAGCCTGATAAAGAGCATGGCTGGGATGCTCAGGCAAAACCACTTTCTATAGCCATAGGAATTGGCCCCAAAAGATGTCCGCTACAAGAATTGGTAGATGCTTTTCCTATGGAAAATGGGAAGACCATTTTTCAGGCTGGATCCGGTTATACCGAGTCTAATCCGTATGTAGGTCGCGATCAGCGCTTTTATGCTACCATTGTATACAATGGTGCAGAGTATAGCGGAAGAACACAATACAGCTATGTCGGACATCGGGATGGTATAAACAATGCGTTTTGTACAACAACCGGTTATTACCAACGTAAAGGGGTAGACGAGAGTAATAAAGGTTACAGCAGTGGTAAGGGGAGCGACCAGAATTGGATCGAGATTAGACTGGCAGAAGTAATGTTAAATTATGCTGAAGCGCAAAATGAAGCTGTTGGACCTGATGCAACTGTTTATAAAGCACTGAATGATCTGCGCAAGCGTGCGGGAATAAAAACTGATCTCGGGGTTGGTATTACCCAGGATTCGGCACGTACCCTAATCAGAAATGAACGCTATGTGGAACTTTGCTACGAAATGAAGCGTTACTGGGATTTGCGCCGATGGAAGATAGCCGATAATCCTAAAGTATTGAACGGTAAACGCTATACGGGGATGCGGATCTCTTTACCCGCAGGAGTAACCCTACCTACTGATCTAACCATTCCGGTTACCACACCTGTTGCCTGGAAATATGAAAGGGTTGTGGTTGATCCGAAAGCATCGGTATTTCAACCTTATATGTATTACATGCCGATACCAAGTACCGAACGGGCAAAAAACCCAAATCTTGAACAAAACTTTGGATGGTAA
- a CDS encoding AGE family epimerase/isomerase, with protein sequence MKYGLKELKDLQDFYKKQLLTDTVPFWFPRSIDQEYGGYLLMRDQDGSLIDDDKAVWIQGRAAWLLSTLYNTVEKKQEWLDGAKSGIDFLNRYCFDTDGQMFFHVTRDGQPIRKRRYYFSETFAVIANAAYARASGDKSATEKARYLFGKCIEYSTTPGILPPKYTDTRPTKGIGVPMIMMNTAQQLRETIGDPRCDEWIDKWINEIETYFVKDDIRCVMEQVALDGSIVNHIDGRTLNPGHAIEGAWFILHEAKYRNNDERLIKLGCKMLDYMWERGWDKQNGGILYFRDVYDKPVQEYWQDMKFWWPHNEVIIATLLAYTMTGEKKYAEWHKMVHEYSYGHFHDKKNGEWFGYLHKDGSLAQSAKGNLYKGPFHLPRQEWYCMTLLNEILTGGH encoded by the coding sequence ATGAAATACGGACTAAAAGAATTAAAAGATCTTCAGGATTTTTATAAGAAACAATTATTAACCGATACCGTACCTTTCTGGTTTCCGAGATCAATTGATCAGGAATATGGTGGGTATCTGTTGATGCGTGATCAGGATGGTAGCCTGATTGATGATGATAAAGCAGTTTGGATACAAGGTAGGGCAGCCTGGTTATTGTCGACCTTGTACAATACGGTTGAAAAAAAGCAAGAATGGCTGGATGGAGCGAAGTCGGGAATAGATTTTTTGAATAGATACTGTTTTGATACCGATGGTCAGATGTTCTTTCATGTAACCCGTGATGGACAACCCATCCGTAAGCGCCGTTATTATTTCTCAGAAACCTTTGCAGTTATCGCAAACGCTGCCTACGCTAGAGCGAGTGGAGATAAATCCGCTACAGAAAAAGCGCGCTATCTATTTGGTAAATGTATAGAATATTCAACTACACCGGGAATACTTCCGCCAAAATATACGGACACCCGGCCAACCAAAGGTATCGGCGTACCCATGATTATGATGAACACCGCACAGCAATTGAGAGAAACCATTGGCGACCCGCGTTGTGATGAATGGATTGATAAATGGATCAATGAAATAGAAACCTATTTTGTTAAAGACGATATACGTTGTGTAATGGAGCAGGTTGCCCTTGACGGAAGTATTGTGAACCATATAGACGGGCGCACTTTAAATCCGGGCCATGCTATTGAAGGCGCTTGGTTTATTTTGCACGAAGCTAAATACAGGAACAATGACGAGCGCTTAATCAAACTGGGCTGTAAAATGCTTGATTATATGTGGGAACGTGGTTGGGATAAGCAAAATGGAGGGATTTTATATTTCAGGGATGTATACGATAAACCCGTACAGGAATATTGGCAGGACATGAAATTCTGGTGGCCGCATAACGAAGTGATTATTGCTACACTTTTGGCATACACTATGACTGGTGAGAAAAAATATGCGGAATGGCATAAAATGGTCCATGAATATTCTTATGGACATTTTCACGATAAAAAAAATGGGGAATGGTTTGGTTACCTGCACAAAGACGGGAGCCTGGCCCAAAGTGCAAAGGGTAATTTGTATAAGGGGCCTTTTCATTTACCAAGACAAGAATGGTATTGTATGACTTTGCTGAATGAAATTTTAACAGGTGGTCATTAA
- a CDS encoding TonB-dependent receptor, with amino-acid sequence MKFYAALKNAHGNLIAKKFLLIMKLTTLLLLVVIMQVSAGGFAQNINLSLNDVPLDKVFKKVKAQSGYIFLYNTQMLKQAHPVDINLENATINEVLEKCFAGQPLTYTIDKNTIIVRKRTPEVAPAVKPIMVTGMVTDEKGVPLPGVSIHVESSKTGSMTKPDGTYQIKVEENAVLVFSYIGFATQTIAVSGREKINVVLKEVGADLNAVVVVGYGTQKRASITGAISSISSAEVKQAPTSNLTNSLAGLLPGLTVVNGGGKPGSGSAIAVRGKGSFGSNEALVVVDGIVRGFDQLDPNEVESISVLKDAASAAVYGARAANGVILVTTKRGHLGKPKFSYNSYVGVQRPTTYPKLMNAYEYALANNAARLNNNGNPTNNPLFYTEQQLQDFQSGKIGTDWYAASFKDNPVQMQHNINVDGGSENIKYFFSGGYTDQKGMYNNISFKRYNFRSNVDARINQNLTITVDIDAQNTINHSPSFTDALIFGHVIRQKPVFNAFYPDGLAKNTTGEHPVLDINESGYIHDTNNTLAGTLGFKQELPFVTKGLSLIGRFNYSKGYKFVKEFYLPYTMYDEDAAGNITGTKVVGRNLTKTELNESFEQPVSSTINLSLNYQKSFGKHDVSGLVLYEQSSGNMDKFNAYRTDFPSNTIDQLFAGGDTNKDNNGTATQTGRKSFVGRMNYAYAGKYLFETSFRYDGSTIFPPGKRYGFFPAVSAGWRISEEAFIKDNPTLSFINNLKLRASYGILGNDRVNPYQYVDAFSTLNSPIAIFNNTEIERTLIYGVYPNPNITWERAKTIDVGLEGTLFNGKLGFELDYFYKRTTNILQPRILSIPGTFGRTLPSENYAVVDNKGYEITLSHNSHINQVNFFVKANMAYAQNIGIVLDDAAGDPLYKRRVGKVLDYRYGLTSSGLFQSDQEVKNAPFQTTTTAAGDIRYVDKNGDGVIDDSDIDVISKDGAIPKLTFGLFLSADWKGFDFAALLQGAAQSDFFMTGTARNMFNNGGNSNSFAYLNDYWSPENTDAKYPRAWIDANPNNNKDSDFWLRKTGYMRLKSLQFGYTIPGIKKLKIDKLRFYVSAYNLFTISQFKLFDPELDASDAVKPTAAAQASGIVTPTTGSAGNYYPQQKNYNIGVNLTF; translated from the coding sequence ATGAAATTTTATGCTGCGTTGAAAAACGCACACGGAAACCTGATTGCGAAAAAATTCCTATTGATAATGAAACTCACAACCCTTTTATTGTTAGTTGTAATAATGCAGGTGAGCGCCGGGGGCTTTGCACAAAACATCAATCTGAGTTTAAATGATGTTCCTCTGGATAAGGTGTTTAAGAAAGTAAAAGCCCAAAGCGGTTATATTTTTCTGTACAACACCCAGATGTTAAAGCAGGCCCACCCCGTTGATATCAATCTTGAAAATGCGACCATTAATGAAGTATTGGAAAAATGCTTTGCCGGTCAGCCATTAACTTACACCATCGATAAAAATACGATTATAGTCCGAAAGCGCACACCTGAAGTGGCCCCCGCAGTAAAACCCATTATGGTAACCGGTATGGTGACCGATGAAAAAGGTGTGCCTTTGCCTGGAGTAAGCATCCATGTGGAGAGCTCAAAAACAGGTAGCATGACCAAGCCTGATGGAACTTACCAGATAAAAGTGGAAGAAAATGCTGTACTGGTATTTAGTTATATCGGCTTTGCCACTCAAACCATAGCCGTTAGCGGTAGGGAGAAAATAAATGTTGTGCTGAAAGAAGTCGGCGCCGATTTAAATGCGGTTGTTGTTGTTGGGTATGGTACCCAGAAAAGAGCTAGTATAACGGGTGCAATCTCTTCCATTTCATCTGCCGAAGTAAAACAGGCACCAACCTCCAATTTAACCAATTCATTGGCAGGTTTGTTACCTGGCTTGACGGTTGTAAATGGTGGTGGTAAGCCCGGTTCCGGTTCTGCAATTGCAGTGAGGGGTAAAGGTAGTTTTGGTAGCAACGAAGCACTGGTGGTGGTGGATGGAATTGTTCGTGGTTTTGATCAGCTGGACCCGAATGAGGTGGAGAGCATTAGTGTGCTAAAAGATGCTGCTTCGGCAGCGGTTTATGGTGCCAGAGCGGCCAATGGTGTAATATTGGTGACCACAAAACGCGGGCACCTGGGTAAACCCAAATTTAGCTACAACAGTTATGTGGGGGTACAGCGGCCAACTACTTACCCTAAACTGATGAATGCTTATGAATACGCGCTGGCCAATAATGCGGCAAGATTAAATAACAATGGAAATCCGACAAACAATCCATTGTTCTATACAGAACAGCAATTGCAGGATTTTCAAAGTGGAAAAATTGGAACAGATTGGTATGCGGCGTCTTTTAAAGACAATCCGGTACAAATGCAACACAACATTAATGTTGATGGAGGTTCGGAAAATATCAAATATTTTTTTTCCGGAGGCTATACTGATCAGAAAGGGATGTACAACAACATCAGTTTTAAGCGTTACAATTTCAGGTCCAATGTGGATGCCAGAATCAATCAGAACCTGACAATTACGGTCGACATTGACGCGCAGAACACCATCAATCACAGTCCTTCTTTTACTGATGCCCTCATATTTGGACATGTGATCAGACAGAAGCCGGTTTTTAATGCTTTTTATCCGGATGGCCTTGCTAAAAATACGACGGGGGAACACCCGGTGCTGGATATTAATGAGTCAGGTTATATCCACGATACCAACAATACACTTGCCGGTACCCTCGGATTTAAACAGGAACTCCCATTCGTTACAAAAGGATTGTCCCTGATTGGTAGGTTCAATTATAGTAAAGGCTACAAATTTGTTAAAGAATTTTATCTTCCTTATACCATGTATGATGAAGATGCAGCTGGTAACATTACAGGAACCAAGGTAGTTGGAAGAAACCTGACAAAAACCGAGCTTAATGAGAGTTTTGAACAGCCGGTAAGTAGTACCATCAACCTTTCGTTAAACTATCAGAAAAGTTTTGGTAAACACGATGTGTCAGGTTTGGTGTTGTATGAACAATCGTCCGGAAATATGGATAAATTTAATGCCTATCGCACCGATTTTCCTTCCAATACGATTGATCAGCTTTTTGCAGGTGGCGACACCAATAAAGATAACAATGGAACGGCAACACAAACTGGCAGAAAAAGTTTTGTGGGTAGAATGAACTATGCCTATGCAGGAAAATACCTTTTTGAAACTTCATTCCGGTATGACGGATCAACCATTTTCCCACCGGGAAAAAGATATGGTTTTTTTCCTGCGGTATCTGCAGGATGGAGAATTTCTGAAGAAGCCTTTATAAAAGACAATCCAACCCTAAGTTTTATCAATAATCTTAAACTCAGGGCATCTTATGGAATATTGGGCAATGACAGGGTAAACCCTTATCAATATGTAGATGCTTTTTCAACACTAAACAGTCCGATAGCTATATTTAACAATACGGAAATTGAAAGAACATTAATCTATGGTGTTTACCCAAATCCGAATATCACCTGGGAAAGGGCTAAAACTATCGATGTGGGCCTTGAGGGAACACTTTTTAACGGAAAGTTAGGCTTCGAACTTGATTATTTTTACAAACGTACAACGAACATATTACAGCCTAGAATACTGTCCATACCAGGAACATTTGGTAGGACACTACCCTCTGAAAATTATGCCGTGGTAGATAATAAAGGTTACGAGATCACTTTATCGCACAATAGTCATATCAATCAGGTCAATTTCTTTGTGAAAGCCAACATGGCATATGCCCAAAACATTGGCATTGTGTTGGATGATGCAGCAGGCGATCCCTTATACAAAAGACGAGTTGGAAAAGTGCTGGACTATCGCTACGGACTAACTTCATCTGGTCTATTTCAGTCGGATCAGGAAGTCAAAAACGCACCGTTTCAAACTACTACTACTGCTGCTGGTGACATCAGGTATGTGGATAAAAATGGCGATGGTGTAATTGATGATTCAGATATTGATGTGATCTCTAAGGATGGTGCAATTCCTAAGCTTACGTTTGGACTGTTTTTAAGTGCCGACTGGAAAGGTTTTGACTTTGCTGCATTGTTGCAAGGCGCCGCTCAGAGCGATTTTTTTATGACTGGCACCGCGCGTAACATGTTCAATAATGGTGGTAACTCTAATTCATTTGCTTACTTAAACGACTACTGGAGTCCCGAAAATACGGATGCAAAATATCCGCGCGCCTGGATAGATGCCAATCCTAACAACAACAAAGATTCTGATTTCTGGTTAAGAAAAACCGGTTACATGCGTTTAAAGTCCTTACAGTTTGGTTACACGATCCCTGGTATCAAAAAGCTAAAAATTGACAAGTTAAGGTTTTATGTTTCAGCTTACAACCTTTTTACCATCAGCCAGTTTAAATTATTCGATCCCGAACTGGACGCCAGCGATGCAGTTAAACCAACTGCGGCTGCTCAGGCTTCTGGAATTGTGACGCCAACAACGGGTAGTGCAGGGAACTATTACCCGCAGCAAAAAAATTACAACATCGGCGTTAACCTAACCTTCTAA
- a CDS encoding sigma-70 family RNA polymerase sigma factor gives MQENQLTDLELWEAISQNNDINAFNMLFERYWSKIFTTAFSYLKDKEACNEITHDIFLNIWLKRNQLHIESFAAYLRASARYHVYKHQKLIKNTLVQYTDNLECIDSNHCNNHCDEEIRYTELEIQMKNHLNDLPKRCSEIFILSRMEHLSNDEIANRLQISKRTVENQLTHALRHLRISLKDLSVAILLFHYLRK, from the coding sequence ATGCAGGAGAACCAGTTGACCGATTTAGAACTGTGGGAAGCGATTAGCCAAAATAATGACATTAATGCATTTAACATGCTGTTTGAAAGATATTGGTCTAAAATTTTCACTACCGCTTTTTCCTATCTAAAGGATAAGGAGGCTTGTAATGAAATTACCCATGATATATTTTTAAATATCTGGTTGAAGCGAAATCAGCTCCACATTGAATCTTTTGCCGCATATCTGCGTGCCTCGGCCCGCTACCATGTATACAAACATCAAAAGCTGATAAAAAATACGCTGGTACAATATACCGATAACCTGGAATGCATCGACAGCAACCACTGTAACAATCATTGTGATGAAGAAATAAGATATACAGAACTGGAAATTCAGATGAAAAACCATCTAAATGACTTACCCAAGCGTTGCAGCGAAATATTTATTTTGAGCAGGATGGAACATTTATCTAACGATGAAATTGCAAATCGTTTGCAGATCTCCAAACGTACGGTCGAAAATCAACTTACACATGCCCTTCGTCATTTACGGATATCCCTAAAAGATCTTTCTGTGGCAATCCTTCTATTCCATTACCTGCGCAAATAG
- a CDS encoding FecR family protein has translation MNKEEYFLLYDKVFSGKATPMEAKQLLTYLDDFELNDQPWDMEQMGSKELTRNKIYHQLQEHVVVPPPTKSVFLRTRWLVVAAALIGICLFTYLFYEPNITTRPALVKKQPVALKGDVLPGGDKAVLTLADGSQIVLDHAGNGSLARQGNATIDKTKNGQIVYAVGKNSSESAVTLRPAEWNVISTPRGGQFNLVLSDGTKVWLNAASTLKFPAGFSGKERIVELNGEAYFEVAKNKQMPFKVKVNKMEVEVLGTHFNVMAYSDEPKIRTILLEGSVKINNGTETALLKPGQQAMAGNADSYLKIEPANTEEVTAWKSGYFLFSNENIQSIMRKISRWYNVEVIYKGNVEHMDFDGTISRYKNVTEVLKMLELTGAIHFKVEEGRIIVMP, from the coding sequence ATGAACAAAGAAGAATATTTTTTGCTGTACGATAAGGTGTTTTCAGGAAAGGCTACGCCAATGGAAGCAAAGCAACTGCTTACTTATTTGGATGACTTTGAACTGAATGACCAGCCATGGGACATGGAGCAGATGGGTAGTAAGGAGCTTACCCGAAATAAAATTTATCATCAATTGCAGGAGCATGTTGTTGTACCACCCCCAACTAAAAGTGTATTTTTAAGAACCAGGTGGCTGGTTGTTGCGGCTGCTTTGATAGGTATTTGCTTATTTACCTATCTGTTTTATGAACCTAACATAACCACAAGACCAGCACTGGTAAAAAAACAACCCGTGGCGCTAAAAGGTGATGTCTTGCCGGGAGGGGACAAAGCTGTACTGACTTTGGCTGATGGATCTCAGATTGTTTTAGACCATGCCGGAAATGGTAGCCTGGCCCGGCAGGGAAATGCCACCATTGATAAAACTAAAAATGGACAAATTGTATATGCAGTAGGTAAAAATAGTTCAGAATCTGCTGTGACACTACGACCAGCCGAATGGAATGTCATCAGTACACCCAGAGGAGGACAGTTTAATCTTGTATTGAGCGATGGCACCAAAGTCTGGCTAAATGCAGCTTCAACATTGAAATTTCCGGCGGGCTTTAGTGGCAAAGAAAGGATCGTGGAATTAAATGGAGAAGCTTATTTCGAAGTGGCGAAAAACAAGCAAATGCCATTTAAGGTAAAAGTTAACAAAATGGAGGTGGAAGTACTGGGCACTCATTTTAATGTGATGGCTTATTCCGACGAACCTAAAATAAGAACCATTTTACTGGAAGGTTCGGTGAAAATAAACAACGGAACGGAAACGGCGCTTTTGAAGCCTGGGCAACAGGCAATGGCAGGTAATGCGGATAGTTATTTAAAAATTGAACCTGCCAATACGGAAGAAGTAACTGCATGGAAAAGTGGTTATTTTTTGTTCAGCAATGAAAACATTCAAAGTATCATGCGCAAAATTTCGCGCTGGTACAATGTAGAGGTGATTTATAAAGGCAACGTAGAACATATGGATTTTGATGGTACCATTTCGCGTTATAAAAACGTAACCGAGGTATTAAAAATGCTGGAGCTAACCGGGGCCATTCATTTTAAAGTAGAAGAAGGGAGGATTATCGTTATGCCCTAA
- a CDS encoding sialidase family protein, with protein sequence MITIFKNTFGKYLLALLVLCGVACTQKLYDRLGTSVVSVAATESVNPVFTRQAINPCVRIEVNIPKGHKELNFNAISGIIGNVSLGDIERIELYKGNEKPDFTGTELLGSVIPTGKKFTIPFESKPVVGQHIFWVSLSLKTGANTAHKITLNVEQLTDKTGVIYKINQRSVTAKYIGIGLRLPKDENVHTYRIPGMITTDKGTLIAVYDIRYDDSRDLPANIDVGMSRSTNGGQSWGEMKNIIDMEGPKDNSGAGDPCVLFDPVTKTIYVAALWSKGNRSIAGSGPGLSPEETGQFVITSSTDDGLTWTKPYSITSQVKNPEWRLFFPGPGNGIAMTDGKLVFPAQYWDAQKMPHATLIYSDDHGKSWKSGIGAKSNTTESQLVETAQGTLMLNMRDNRGGFRSIATTADFGKSWQEHATSRNTLQEPVCMAAFIKAKVMVKGHLKDVLFFCNPNDSKSRKDITIKASLDMGETWLPVNQLLVDSRNCYGYSALTKVDDHTVGLLYEGVGSLLFVKIPVKDIIK encoded by the coding sequence ATGATAACCATATTCAAAAATACTTTTGGTAAGTACTTATTGGCACTACTTGTTTTATGCGGGGTGGCATGTACACAAAAATTATATGATAGATTGGGTACTAGTGTGGTAAGTGTTGCTGCAACAGAGAGTGTTAACCCTGTATTTACCAGGCAGGCAATCAACCCTTGTGTAAGAATTGAAGTAAATATCCCGAAAGGTCATAAAGAATTGAATTTTAACGCGATAAGTGGTATAATAGGGAATGTTTCCTTGGGCGATATCGAGCGTATCGAGCTCTATAAGGGAAATGAGAAACCAGACTTTACGGGCACAGAGCTGTTGGGGAGTGTGATTCCGACAGGTAAAAAATTCACTATTCCATTTGAAAGTAAACCTGTAGTTGGGCAACATATTTTCTGGGTTAGCTTAAGCCTTAAAACAGGCGCAAATACCGCGCACAAAATCACTTTAAATGTTGAGCAGTTGACAGACAAAACAGGAGTGATTTATAAAATAAATCAGAGGTCAGTTACCGCAAAATACATAGGGATAGGCTTACGCTTACCTAAAGACGAAAATGTGCATACCTATCGGATTCCGGGGATGATTACTACGGATAAAGGAACACTTATCGCTGTATATGATATCCGTTATGACGATAGTAGAGATTTGCCCGCAAATATTGATGTGGGAATGAGCAGAAGTACAAATGGCGGACAGAGTTGGGGGGAGATGAAAAACATTATAGATATGGAAGGCCCAAAAGACAATAGTGGTGCAGGAGACCCTTGTGTGCTGTTTGATCCGGTAACTAAAACGATTTATGTAGCTGCTTTATGGAGTAAGGGGAACCGCTCTATTGCAGGCTCAGGACCGGGGTTATCACCGGAGGAAACCGGACAGTTTGTTATAACCAGCAGTACTGATGACGGATTGACCTGGACTAAACCTTATAGCATTACCAGTCAGGTTAAAAACCCGGAATGGAGGCTGTTTTTCCCAGGTCCGGGTAACGGAATTGCTATGACTGATGGTAAACTGGTTTTTCCGGCTCAATACTGGGATGCTCAGAAAATGCCACATGCTACACTAATTTATAGTGATGATCATGGCAAGAGCTGGAAAAGTGGTATCGGTGCAAAATCCAACACCACCGAAAGTCAGCTTGTGGAAACTGCCCAGGGTACGTTGATGCTAAATATGCGCGATAATAGAGGAGGCTTTAGAAGTATTGCTACGACTGCGGACTTCGGTAAAAGCTGGCAAGAACATGCTACTTCCCGCAACACACTTCAGGAGCCCGTTTGTATGGCAGCATTTATCAAGGCAAAAGTTATGGTTAAAGGTCACTTGAAAGATGTACTGTTTTTTTGCAATCCTAATGATTCAAAATCAAGAAAAGACATCACCATAAAAGCCAGTCTGGATATGGGCGAAACCTGGTTGCCCGTCAATCAGTTACTAGTTGATAGCCGCAATTGCTATGGTTATTCGGCGCTAACCAAAGTAGATGACCATACTGTCGGGTTGCTGTATGAAGGTGTCGGTTCTTTACTTTTTGTTAAAATTCCGGTGAAGGATATCATTAAATAA